From Mycolicibacterium fluoranthenivorans, one genomic window encodes:
- a CDS encoding YdcF family protein: MARALPALAYLPAAIVVAGLPVYVHPQIDRLRTADAILVLGGYGAQRYAYGRELQAQGWAPTLVVSSPDDADDDTMHRCGAAIEGPRVLCFDPDPGTTKGEGRELRRLAAQYGWHTVIVVTFRPHISRARFILEQCFGGDLVMVDSPARLSVPRWAFEYAYQSAGYARAVLQPGC; this comes from the coding sequence ATGGCCCGGGCCCTCCCCGCGCTGGCGTATCTGCCGGCGGCGATCGTCGTCGCCGGACTGCCGGTATACGTGCACCCGCAGATCGATCGATTGCGCACCGCGGATGCGATTCTCGTGCTGGGCGGGTATGGGGCGCAGCGGTATGCCTACGGCCGTGAGCTTCAGGCACAAGGATGGGCACCGACCCTGGTGGTGTCCAGCCCGGATGATGCCGATGACGACACGATGCATCGCTGCGGGGCCGCGATCGAGGGACCGAGGGTGTTGTGCTTCGATCCGGATCCGGGCACCACCAAGGGCGAAGGGCGGGAGCTGCGCCGGTTGGCAGCGCAATACGGTTGGCACACCGTCATCGTGGTGACCTTCCGCCCCCACATCTCGCGGGCCCGGTTCATTCTCGAGCAGTGCTTCGGCGGTGACCTCGTGATGGTGGACAGCCCGGCCCGGCTCTCCGTGCCGAGGTGGGCATTCGAGTACGCCTACCAGAGCGCGGGATACGCCCGCGCGGTCCTGCAGCCTGGTTGTTGA
- a CDS encoding lipopolysaccharide biosynthesis protein, translated as MPSPAGADTGAPVAGVPGSSVGPLSGTLRRGAAIATGMLVFTQLVSLVQTLVLARLLAPAEVGWFAAGTVLSGFLTTFAEAGMSNALVQREGRIADVATTVFWATLLAGVGWAAVALASAPLIAWIFSSDIVGAIAAVSAGTIVLHALTYVPDALMQRRFDFRERLIVRPVVALTFAGTSIILCINGFGVWGLVIGTYCSTVAWLVTAWTLAGWRPGADGGKPSFALWRELARFSLPLVVWTVVNRARDLLETAVVGGALSATALGYYRYGRRLGSLPETAVIDAGSYVLFPAFSRLAGDPERFRSAFLRALGLLWGLMVPVAGFVIAAGEPGVTVLLGEKWRGAGVMLVALAGIGPGVALMAVGMESIKGTGRTHLLNWVTLFTSVLGICLLFALLPLGLTGVGLALSLSSVVAGVLSLLLARPLAGVTFGELTSRLGPPVLVAAPAAIALGLLEHLVSHSDQRGFLAGVAVLLGEGVGYLMLYAAGLALFAPAAWRELSAVVRQVRHAG; from the coding sequence GTGCCTAGCCCGGCCGGCGCGGACACCGGCGCACCCGTGGCGGGCGTGCCGGGCTCATCGGTGGGTCCACTGTCGGGCACACTGCGTCGCGGAGCCGCCATCGCGACCGGGATGCTGGTCTTCACCCAGTTGGTATCGCTGGTGCAGACCCTGGTGCTGGCGCGACTGCTCGCACCGGCCGAGGTCGGGTGGTTCGCCGCCGGCACGGTGCTGTCAGGCTTCCTCACCACGTTCGCCGAGGCCGGTATGTCCAACGCGCTGGTGCAGCGCGAAGGCCGGATCGCCGATGTCGCCACCACCGTCTTCTGGGCGACGCTGCTCGCCGGCGTGGGTTGGGCGGCGGTGGCCTTGGCGAGTGCCCCTCTGATCGCGTGGATCTTCTCCAGTGACATCGTGGGGGCGATCGCCGCGGTGTCGGCGGGAACGATCGTCCTGCACGCGCTCACCTATGTGCCGGACGCGCTCATGCAGCGCCGCTTCGACTTCCGGGAACGGCTGATCGTCCGTCCCGTCGTGGCGCTGACTTTCGCCGGCACGTCGATCATTCTGTGCATCAACGGTTTCGGGGTGTGGGGGCTGGTCATCGGAACCTACTGCTCGACGGTGGCGTGGCTGGTCACCGCGTGGACGCTGGCCGGCTGGCGCCCAGGTGCGGACGGCGGTAAGCCGTCGTTCGCGCTGTGGCGGGAACTGGCCAGGTTCTCCCTGCCCCTGGTGGTCTGGACCGTCGTCAATCGGGCCCGCGACCTGTTGGAGACGGCGGTGGTCGGCGGCGCGCTGAGCGCTACCGCGCTCGGGTACTACCGCTACGGCCGGCGACTCGGATCGCTGCCGGAGACGGCCGTCATCGACGCCGGCTCATATGTGTTGTTCCCGGCCTTCTCCCGGTTGGCCGGAGATCCCGAGCGGTTCCGGTCGGCGTTCCTGCGTGCCCTCGGGCTGTTGTGGGGCCTGATGGTCCCGGTGGCGGGTTTCGTCATCGCTGCGGGTGAACCGGGGGTGACGGTGCTGCTCGGCGAGAAGTGGCGAGGGGCGGGCGTGATGCTGGTGGCCCTCGCGGGAATCGGGCCGGGGGTGGCGCTGATGGCCGTCGGAATGGAGTCGATCAAGGGGACGGGCCGGACCCACCTACTCAACTGGGTGACGCTGTTCACCAGCGTACTGGGGATCTGCCTGCTGTTCGCGCTGTTGCCCCTCGGGCTGACAGGAGTCGGTCTGGCGCTGTCGTTGTCGTCCGTGGTCGCCGGCGTGCTCAGCCTGCTGCTCGCCCGGCCTCTGGCTGGGGTGACCTTCGGTGAGTTGACCAGCCGACTGGGGCCGCCGGTCCTGGTGGCAGCGCCTGCGGCCATCGCGCTCGGCCTTCTCGAGCACCTGGTGAGCCACTCCGATCAACGGGGCTTCCTGGCGGGTGTGGCGGTTCTGTTGGGCGAGGGTGTCGGGTACCTGATGCTCTACGCGGCCGGCCTGGCGTTGTTCGCACCCGCGGCGTGGCGTGAACTATCGGCCGTGGTGCGGCAGGTGCGCCATGCCGGGTGA
- a CDS encoding polysaccharide lyase, whose product MRLFVSSVVLGLALWSAPDALAAGPLFTGDYATGDFAQWPTVQVRGYNGPGKDYIPGYSARIVDDPTKGRVARFEVRPGDVPPFGGGERAEVQGDTPDAGGSEGQTRWYRFSTKFDQTFPMNHGDLGWGVTNQWHQDGGAGSPPISWTVDSRNGFWSLTIEDQSAPGVWLGTFSIFDTPLDVGQWHDVTMQINWSASDDKGWIRLWHNGIRETFVNGADTYFVRTLIPGDAAVYYKEGMYRKPTTSTDIVYHTGFRAADSADGL is encoded by the coding sequence ATGCGCTTATTCGTTTCGTCCGTTGTCCTCGGGCTGGCACTGTGGTCGGCGCCGGATGCACTCGCGGCGGGGCCGCTGTTTACCGGCGACTACGCCACCGGGGACTTCGCCCAGTGGCCCACGGTGCAGGTGCGCGGTTACAACGGTCCCGGAAAAGACTACATACCAGGGTATTCGGCGCGCATCGTCGACGATCCCACCAAGGGGAGGGTGGCTCGCTTCGAGGTCCGTCCCGGGGACGTACCCCCGTTCGGCGGTGGAGAACGCGCCGAGGTGCAGGGCGATACCCCCGATGCCGGCGGTTCGGAAGGGCAGACCCGCTGGTATCGATTCTCGACCAAGTTCGACCAGACGTTCCCGATGAATCACGGCGACCTTGGCTGGGGGGTGACCAATCAGTGGCACCAAGACGGTGGTGCGGGCAGCCCGCCGATCAGTTGGACGGTGGACTCGCGGAACGGCTTCTGGTCGCTGACGATCGAGGATCAATCCGCGCCGGGCGTCTGGTTGGGCACGTTCTCGATCTTCGACACCCCGCTCGACGTCGGGCAGTGGCATGACGTGACGATGCAGATAAATTGGTCGGCATCGGATGACAAAGGCTGGATCAGGTTATGGCACAACGGAATAAGGGAGACGTTCGTCAACGGTGCCGATACCTATTTCGTCCGCACGCTGATACCTGGTGACGCCGCCGTGTATTACAAGGAGGGGATGTATCGCAAGCCCACCACCTCCACCGATATCGTCTACCACACCGGCTTCCGGGCGGCCGACAGTGCAGACGGCCTGTAG
- a CDS encoding glycosyltransferase → MTTLVLASTRVDTLHSGYDLRVAQLCALVPDERHLVVAPHYPLPARTPTMDNSALFASVTECPPILTGSQALRRHLRLDNQRYLRMSRPREAAATRRLLSAVVAERDVRRVIVFGESLVELVRDIPSCSMVLDVCDSTALTQSRAFAHAGGFRGGRNWRDALDLYRARRTEARLPALFDAVTTVGDVDTAEIVKRSGTAANVFTVPNGVDDAFLAPMPPPAQRRGVVFWGNLDFEPNAHALSYFFDEVWFPALRAAGVEVAVMGRNAPAWLAALAEREPLVRVTGFVADLRAEASRYPVMVNPMQTGSGLKNKVLEAFGLGIAVVSTARGVEALPGVRHREHLVVADGGAEFVTAVLGLLDDPTRRLRLRANANALLHEHYPWHVTGRPWQALFGEPEASTTVVAGQGESA, encoded by the coding sequence GTGACAACCCTGGTGCTTGCCTCGACGCGGGTGGACACGCTGCACAGCGGCTACGACCTGCGGGTGGCACAGCTGTGCGCGCTGGTTCCCGACGAGCGGCACCTGGTGGTCGCACCGCATTACCCGCTGCCGGCCCGCACACCCACGATGGACAACTCGGCATTGTTCGCCAGCGTGACCGAGTGCCCGCCGATTCTCACCGGGTCGCAGGCTCTGCGCAGGCACCTGCGGCTGGACAATCAGCGCTACCTACGCATGAGCAGGCCGCGCGAGGCCGCCGCTACGCGCCGCCTGCTGTCGGCCGTGGTGGCCGAACGCGACGTCCGCCGGGTGATCGTATTCGGCGAGAGCCTCGTCGAACTGGTGCGCGATATTCCGTCCTGCTCGATGGTGCTCGACGTCTGTGACAGCACCGCGCTGACACAGAGCCGTGCCTTCGCACACGCGGGTGGCTTTCGTGGTGGCCGCAACTGGCGAGACGCCCTCGACCTGTACCGGGCCCGTCGCACCGAAGCCCGGCTGCCCGCGCTGTTCGACGCGGTGACCACGGTGGGTGACGTGGACACCGCCGAGATCGTCAAGCGCAGCGGTACCGCAGCCAACGTGTTCACGGTGCCCAACGGTGTCGACGACGCCTTCCTCGCACCCATGCCCCCACCGGCGCAGCGGCGGGGGGTGGTGTTCTGGGGCAACCTGGATTTCGAGCCGAACGCACACGCGCTGAGCTACTTCTTCGACGAGGTGTGGTTTCCCGCGCTGCGAGCCGCCGGGGTGGAGGTCGCGGTGATGGGCCGAAACGCGCCGGCGTGGCTGGCCGCGCTGGCCGAACGGGAGCCACTGGTCCGGGTGACGGGTTTCGTGGCCGATCTGCGCGCGGAAGCGTCCCGGTATCCGGTGATGGTCAATCCGATGCAGACCGGGAGTGGGCTCAAGAACAAGGTGCTGGAGGCATTCGGGCTGGGGATCGCGGTCGTGTCGACGGCACGTGGCGTCGAAGCGCTGCCCGGTGTGCGCCACCGCGAACACCTGGTCGTCGCGGACGGCGGTGCCGAGTTCGTGACCGCGGTGCTGGGTCTGCTCGATGATCCGACCCGACGGCTGAGGTTGCGCGCGAATGCCAACGCATTGCTGCACGAGCACTATCCCTGGCACGTCACCGGTCGTCCGTGGCAGGCCCTGTTCGGGGAGCCCGAGGCAAGCACGACAGTCGTTGCCGGACAGGGGGAGAGTGCCTAG
- a CDS encoding glycosyltransferase family 2 protein: MRDKVFRRVARSTRSELAATFAADAYETLLSAGFAAKKFMRGSGDAGAVLDPESCISTVRPRAVPRCHPDLVPGPDDLDASIIVPAYNAESHVKECLDSAVAQATNYRYEILVVDDGSGDGTPAIVDGYRDHKDVTVIRTVNAGVATARNHAIAVARGKYLLFLDSDDRLATNSVELLVGAAEREQADIVQGGYDVIDTAGGVIEHVRYEACSQPRLDERTTRTSGYPWGKAIRRTLFEKVRFPDGMDFEDTIFALVIFPLCGRYVALSESVYDYRDNPCGITRKLVGRQSALDAYWLVPLLLEQRERLAMPVDANLFNKVQNQFGQLLWARLSGQDSRIKQATFLAACAVVNDLRSRVEMTSEALEYPNLDFIFREYRYDLWSYAGRCGLQ, from the coding sequence GTGCGGGACAAGGTGTTCAGGCGGGTCGCCCGATCGACCAGATCGGAGCTCGCCGCGACATTCGCCGCGGATGCGTACGAGACACTGCTCTCCGCCGGATTCGCCGCCAAGAAGTTCATGCGGGGATCGGGGGACGCCGGAGCCGTCCTCGATCCGGAGAGCTGCATTTCGACAGTCCGCCCTCGTGCGGTACCGAGGTGCCACCCTGACCTGGTACCGGGACCCGACGACCTGGATGCGTCGATCATCGTCCCCGCGTACAACGCCGAATCGCACGTGAAGGAATGCCTGGACTCCGCCGTGGCTCAAGCCACGAACTATCGTTACGAGATTCTGGTGGTCGACGACGGCTCCGGGGACGGCACCCCCGCAATCGTGGATGGCTATCGGGATCACAAAGATGTCACCGTCATTCGCACGGTGAACGCAGGGGTGGCAACCGCCAGAAACCATGCCATCGCCGTGGCCCGGGGCAAGTACCTGTTGTTCCTCGACAGTGACGATCGGCTCGCGACGAACAGTGTCGAGCTACTCGTGGGCGCGGCGGAACGCGAGCAGGCCGATATCGTCCAGGGTGGTTACGACGTCATCGACACCGCTGGAGGCGTGATCGAACACGTTCGGTACGAAGCCTGCAGCCAGCCGAGACTCGACGAACGTACGACGCGTACCTCGGGTTACCCGTGGGGTAAGGCGATCCGGAGAACTCTGTTCGAGAAGGTTCGGTTTCCAGACGGCATGGACTTCGAGGACACGATCTTCGCGCTGGTGATCTTTCCGCTGTGCGGACGCTATGTGGCGCTGAGCGAGTCTGTGTACGACTATCGCGACAATCCGTGCGGAATCACGCGGAAACTCGTGGGCCGACAATCTGCGCTGGATGCGTACTGGCTTGTTCCCCTCCTGCTCGAACAACGTGAACGTCTGGCGATGCCGGTCGACGCGAACCTGTTCAACAAAGTGCAGAACCAGTTCGGGCAACTGCTCTGGGCACGATTGTCGGGCCAGGATTCCCGAATCAAACAGGCGACGTTTCTTGCGGCATGTGCCGTCGTCAACGACTTGAGAAGCCGGGTCGAGATGACCTCGGAGGCGCTGGAGTACCCGAATCTCGATTTCATCTTTCGTGAGTACCGCTATGACCTGTGGTCATACGCGGGGAGGTGTGGGTTGCAGTAG